TCAACGTAGTTTTACAACGGTTATAAGTAAAAGCACGAGTCCAGTAGGCAGCCTACTTGTCTCGTGCTTCTTTATTGTGTTTTGGGTCGATAAAATAGGGAACTACATAAAACAAGGGCAGCAATGACGATAAACATTGTATCAATATAATGTGTTAACAGCCAGCCACCTATAATAGGACCAATAAAACCGCCTAAATTTTTAAATTGTGCCGCACCTAAATATGTAGCTTTTTGGGTCTCTGGCGCAATTTCATCAATCATGACATTCATTGTTGGGAAAGTAAATATTTCACCAATTGTAAAAAGAACCATTGCACAAATAAACAACGGATAGTTTGTAGATACGCCAAATAATGTGAGCCCAACAGCAAAGAATAAAATACCGATAAGCAGTATTGTTGTAGATGTGAAGCGCTCTGAAAAAATACTAATCGGTAATTGCAGTAAAAGTACAACCGCAGCATTTAACGAAATCAGTAGCGAATAGAGCTTGGCTCCATCTTCAATTTTGAGCTCAATAAGCTGAGGAAGTGTTGAGTCGAATTGCGAGTAGCCAATATTTATTAAGATTGCGCCGAAAATAAAGCTTAGCAGTACACGGTTTGTTAAAAGAATTGTAAAGGTTTGTAGCACTTTTGTATGAACCATCGCCTTTTGCTGTTGCATTTTGTAACGATTCAACACGAAAAATAAAAATATGGCATAAACAATGTACATAGCGCCTGTCAACATAAACGGTACGCTAGGACTAGATAATGTCGCGATATATACACCAATAAGTGGTCCTATGACTGCGGCAATATTAATGGCTGTGTAACGCAATGAAAACAATCGTTTTCGTTTATCAGCAGGAGTAAAGTCAATCATTAAAGCCTGTGTAGAAGGTTCAAAGAAGGAGCGACATAACCCGTTCAATGCATTTAGAATGACGAAAAACCAAATTGTATGCGCTGTTGCAAAACCAAAGAACACAATACTCCATACGAGGATCGTAAGTAAAATAATACTTTTTCGACCAAAGCGATCTGTTAAGTAACCGCCGAAAAATCCACCTACTGTAGAAATAAGTGGCGCGATACCAATGGTTAATCCTATTTGTAAAGGGGAGGCATCAATTTCGTTATGTAAATAGATAGCTAAAAAAGGCATTGCCATAAAGCTTGCAACGCGTGTGAAAATCGTTCCACCTAAAATAATCCAAACAAGTGGATGAAACATTTTGGGAAGTTTCATAGAATTATCCTCCTCTCAACATGTAGAATGTTTCGAGTGTAACGGATAATAAAGTGCTTTGTAAATAGAAAAAAAGAATGACCCCGACGAAAGGTCATTCTTTTTCCATACAAAAATGCTTTACGCAAAGTGCGCAAAAACTAAGACGTCAATTTTACTTTTTTACTCGTCGTTGTCCATTTGCCTCGACTTGGACTCATCACCAAATCGTTAAAGGCTAACACGTTCAAATCTCTTTGAACGGTGCGAGGAGTGATGCTAAACTCTTCGACTAAATCCTGTGTAGACACGGTTCCTTTGTCTAAAATAAACATGTACATATCTTTAATACGATTAAGCATTCGATCAGTAGTTGGTTTCATAAATGAACCACTCCTTCATCTTAATTCACTTGGCAAAGACTAGCGGACGACAATATGTGCGGAGTGCACTGAGGCTATTAAGTAGCTGCCTTAGACATCCCCTTTTCTAATTTTATGTTCAGAACAAATAATTCTGATAACTCTATTATATAGAATAATGATGTGATTTTCTAGTGAATGGCGTGGAAATTTACAATTAATTCATAAAGT
This genomic interval from Lysinibacillus sphaericus contains the following:
- a CDS encoding MDR family MFS transporter; the encoded protein is MKLPKMFHPLVWIILGGTIFTRVASFMAMPFLAIYLHNEIDASPLQIGLTIGIAPLISTVGGFFGGYLTDRFGRKSIILLTILVWSIVFFGFATAHTIWFFVILNALNGLCRSFFEPSTQALMIDFTPADKRKRLFSLRYTAINIAAVIGPLIGVYIATLSSPSVPFMLTGAMYIVYAIFLFFVLNRYKMQQQKAMVHTKVLQTFTILLTNRVLLSFIFGAILINIGYSQFDSTLPQLIELKIEDGAKLYSLLISLNAAVVLLLQLPISIFSERFTSTTILLIGILFFAVGLTLFGVSTNYPLFICAMVLFTIGEIFTFPTMNVMIDEIAPETQKATYLGAAQFKNLGGFIGPIIGGWLLTHYIDTMFIVIAALVLCSSLFYRPKTQ
- a CDS encoding DeoR family transcriptional regulator; this encodes MKPTTDRMLNRIKDMYMFILDKGTVSTQDLVEEFSITPRTVQRDLNVLAFNDLVMSPSRGKWTTTSKKVKLTS